One part of the Mytilus trossulus isolate FHL-02 chromosome 11, PNRI_Mtr1.1.1.hap1, whole genome shotgun sequence genome encodes these proteins:
- the LOC134690065 gene encoding uncharacterized protein LOC134690065: protein MKLPDNDHITSYIIPGVIVGTILLFIVIGAVICVFRRRSAQRTSNLKHDALRPINTEEIGNVINQNRYSYSEVKVEGSNQHDNMNVKDDDQYTTGTSDVYDHLNEHKNRKIKTENPHAIYDHSIGDNDEPDYDSTKHVVPANPDYQEVRIGTEAESTKETL from the exons ATGAAACTGCCTGACAACGATCACATTACTAGTTACATTATACCAG GAGTTATAGTTGgaactattttattatttattgttattggAGCAGTGATTTGTGTGTTTAGAAGAAG ATCAGCTCAAAGAACATCGAATCTTAAACACGATGCGCTTCGACCTATTAATACAGAAGAGATTGGAAATGTAATTAACCAAAATCGTTATTCCTACAGTGAGGTGAAAGTGGAGGGTAGCAACCAACACGACAATATGAACGTTAAAGATGACGACCAATACACAACAGGGACATCAGATGTGTATGATCATTTGAATGAACATaagaacagaaaaataaaaacagagaATCCACATGCTATATATGATCACTCTATCGGAGACAATGATGAACCTGATTACGACAGTACCAAACACGTAGTACCGGCAAACCCGGATTACCAAGAAGTACGAATTGGTACCGAAGCGGAAAGCACCAAAGAGACGCTTTAG